A genomic region of Carassius auratus strain Wakin unplaced genomic scaffold, ASM336829v1 scaf_tig00215868, whole genome shotgun sequence contains the following coding sequences:
- the kctd10 gene encoding BTB/POZ domain-containing adapter for CUL3-mediated RhoA degradation protein 3: protein MEEMSGESVVSSAVPAATTRTTSFKGSSPSSKYVKLNVGGALYYTTMQTLTKQDTMLKAMFSGRMEVLTDSEGWILIDRCGKHFGTILNYLRDGVVPLPESRRETEELLAEAKYYLVQGLVDECQAALQNKDAYEPFCKVPLVTSSKEEQRLIATANKPTVKLLYNRSNNKYSYTSNSDDNMLKNIELFDKLSLRFNGRVLFIKDVIGDEICCWSFYGQGRKIAEVCCTSIVYATEKKQTKVEFPEARIYEETLNILLYESQDGRGPDNALLEATGGAAGRSHHIDEDEERERIERVRRIHIKRPDDRTHHHQ from the exons GAAGAGATGTCAGGAGAAAGTGTGGTGAGCTCGGCTGTGCCGGCAGCTACAACACGGACCACCTCCTTCAAGGGGTCCAGTCCCAGTTCCAAATATGTGAAGCTGAATGTTGGGGGAGCACTGTACTACACCACCATGCAGACCCTGACCAAGCAGGATACAATGCTGAAGGCCATGTTCAGTGGCCGTATGGAGGTCCTTACAGATAGTGAAG GCTGGATTCTGATTGACAGGTGTGGGAAGCACTTTGGGACCATTCTGAACTACCTGAGAGACGGAGTCGTCCCGTTACCTGAGAGCCGGAGGGAGACTGAGGAGTTACTGGCAGAGGCAAAGTATTACCTGGTGCAGGGCCTGGTGGATGAGTGTCAGGCTGCATTACAG AACAAAGATGCATACGAACCATTCTGTAAAGTCCCACTGGTGACATCATCTAAGGAGGAACAGAGGCTCATTGCCACTGCTAATAAG CCTACAGTCAAACTGCTGTACAACAGGAGcaacaataaatattcatatacaaG CAACTCTGATGATAATATGTTGAAGAACATTGAGCTGTTTGACAAGCTGTCTCTGAGGTTCAATGGCCGAGTGCTCTTTATCAAGGATGTGATTGGTGATGAGATTTGTTGCTGGTCCTTTTACGGCCAGGGCAGGAAGATTGCAGAGGTGTGCTGCACGTCAATAGTCTACGCTactgagaagaagcagacaaaG GTTGAGTTCCCAGAGGCTCGCATCTATGAAGAGACCCTCAACATCTTGCTCTATGAGTCTCAAGATGGCCGCGGACCTGACAATGCACTGCTGGAGGCCACAGGTGGCGCTGCTGGTCGTTCCCACCACAtcgatgaggatgaagagaggGAGCGCATCGAAAGAGTGCGGAGGATCCATATCAAGCGCCCTGATGACCGCACGCACCACCATCAGTGA